One genomic segment of Culturomica massiliensis includes these proteins:
- a CDS encoding KpsF/GutQ family sugar-phosphate isomerase — MVDIKDIARKVISDESEAVKRLISYVDDDFEKVVRLIYESKGRVIVTGIGKSAIIAQKIVATLNSTGTPAIFLHAAEAIHGDMGMVQDEDVVIFISKSGNTPEIKVLLPLIRNIGNNHIVAMVSNTDSFLAQNAEFVLKATVEREACPNNLAPTNSTTAQLVMGDALAMCLIELRSFSSRDFARYHPGGSLGKRLYTRVADVFDRENKPRVAIDDHIRKIILEMSGGCLGAVAVTDEGEHLLGIITDGDLRRMLEKYEDVDGLKATDIMSSSPKTIGEDELAYNAFQLMEKSSITQLVVVDKEKRYKGMVHLHDILKEGVV, encoded by the coding sequence ATGGTTGATATAAAGGATATTGCTAGAAAAGTTATTTCAGATGAATCGGAGGCTGTAAAACGCTTGATAAGCTATGTCGATGATGATTTCGAAAAGGTTGTGAGATTGATTTATGAAAGCAAAGGGCGGGTGATTGTAACGGGGATAGGCAAGAGTGCCATTATTGCACAAAAAATTGTAGCTACTTTGAATTCAACCGGTACGCCGGCTATTTTTTTGCATGCAGCGGAAGCGATTCATGGAGATATGGGAATGGTACAGGATGAAGATGTTGTGATATTTATCTCTAAGAGTGGGAATACGCCGGAGATTAAAGTGTTATTGCCTTTGATCCGGAATATCGGAAATAATCATATTGTAGCTATGGTGTCGAATACAGATTCTTTTTTAGCTCAAAATGCGGAATTTGTATTGAAAGCGACAGTAGAGCGGGAAGCTTGTCCGAATAATCTGGCCCCTACGAATTCGACGACGGCACAATTGGTGATGGGAGATGCCTTGGCGATGTGCCTGATTGAATTGAGGAGTTTTTCAAGCCGGGATTTTGCCCGTTATCATCCGGGAGGTTCATTGGGGAAACGGTTGTATACCCGGGTCGCGGATGTGTTTGACCGGGAAAACAAGCCCCGGGTAGCTATAGATGATCATATCCGGAAGATTATATTGGAAATGTCCGGCGGTTGTTTGGGGGCAGTAGCTGTCACGGATGAAGGGGAGCATTTGCTGGGGATTATTACGGACGGCGACTTGAGACGAATGCTGGAGAAATACGAAGATGTTGATGGCTTGAAAGCAACAGACATTATGTCATCGTCTCCAAAGACAATCGGAGAAGATGAGTTGGCTTACAATGCCTTTCAGTTGATGGAGAAGAGCAGCATCACCCAACTGGTCGTTGTCGATAAAGAAAAAAGATATAAAGGTATGGTTCATTTACACGATATCTTAAAAGAAGGGGTTGTTTGA